In Candidatus Bathyarchaeota archaeon, the following proteins share a genomic window:
- a CDS encoding DNA-directed RNA polymerase subunit A', whose protein sequence is MALEEVAHKVVDEIRFGLLSPQEIRKLSVVEIQTPDTYDEDGTPITAGLMDGRLGTLEPRQRCKTCGNTSARCPGHFGHIELAVPIIHIEFARIIYDLLRVTCRNCGRILLSEDSIKKLQARIEKIKQLLGHVPDEVFKRVIQEIRAKNCPHCNAPQYKITFEKPTKFSEEIPGSGSQVLTPSMVRERLERIPDGDLELLGFDPKNARPEWMVLQVLPVPPVYVRPSITLEHGIRSEDDLTHKLVDIIRINQRLKENMDAGAPTLIIQDLAELLQYHVTTYFNNEASGIPPARHRSGRALKTLSQRLKGKEGRFRSNLSGKRVDFSARTVISPDPNLDINEVGVPIEVAMRLTVPEKVTPWNIEEMRKLVINGPFQYPGAAYIIRPDGKRIRLEFVADREKLAEALEPGFIVERHLRNGDIAIFNRQPSLHRMSIMAHYVRVLPYKTFRLHLCVCPPYNADFDGDEMNLHIPQSEEAQTEARLLMQVQDQILSPRFGGPIIGAIRDFITAAYLFTRKSNYLTKDEVCRLLVAAGYEGPLPEPQIKEPQPMWSGKQIFSLFLPKGLNYVLKANICRGCSKCLKEECPHDAYVVVKNGELKSGVIDRRAIGAEQSESLLHRIIKDYGAETGREFLNKVTKVLKLFLTMRGFTYSYEELVLSQQAENRIRKIMERVEKKIGELIESYRNGTLQALPGQTLEDTFEIYVMNELANARDEAGKVAEETFTLENAGIAMTRTGARGSALNIGQMSACVGQQAVRGKRIMRGYIGRALPHFKHDDPTPKARGFVYSSYQKGLDAIEFFFHAMGGREGLVDTAVRTQQSGYMQRRLINALEHLRLEYDGTVRSSTGDIIQFKYGEDGVDPAKSDHGKAVNVSRLIEQIKIGLEKGEPAPPEYIREKLKEVEDQLTPLLISELKQGLTEAKLSKEGVDKAVELTVEHYKRALMEPGEAVGIVSAQSIGEPGTQMTLRTFHYAGVREQNVTLGLPRLIEIVDARRVPSTPIMVIYLDEKHRKSREAAVKIARNILYTTLENVAQAIYQDPVREEIVVELNKTMMEDRGVTIEELKDKVKIANCTVKISGNRIHVKPKKSEALKKLLEKVSNLYIKGIPGIKRVLVTEEHGEWVIRTDGSNLPKVLEAYGVDATRTTTNNIHEIAKTLGIEAARNALIQEAKGVLEEQGLDVDIRHVMLVADMMTVTGEVQQIGRHGVSGKKASVLARAAFEITVPNIVDAAVRGESDPLEGVTENVIVGQSIPVGTGLVELFMSTFEPKEENK, encoded by the coding sequence ATGGCGTTAGAGGAAGTTGCCCACAAAGTTGTTGACGAAATCCGTTTCGGACTGCTTTCACCCCAGGAAATACGTAAACTCTCGGTTGTTGAAATTCAAACACCTGACACCTATGACGAAGATGGCACGCCCATAACTGCAGGCCTCATGGACGGTCGTCTAGGGACTCTGGAGCCTAGGCAAAGATGCAAAACATGTGGAAACACGTCAGCCCGTTGCCCAGGCCACTTTGGGCATATTGAGCTTGCTGTTCCAATAATTCATATAGAATTTGCAAGAATAATCTATGACCTTCTAAGGGTGACTTGTAGAAACTGCGGAAGAATACTGCTTTCAGAGGATTCCATCAAAAAATTGCAGGCTAGAATTGAGAAGATAAAGCAGCTTCTTGGACATGTTCCAGACGAAGTTTTCAAGAGAGTGATCCAAGAAATTAGGGCGAAGAATTGCCCCCACTGTAACGCTCCTCAGTATAAGATAACATTTGAAAAACCAACAAAATTCAGCGAAGAAATTCCGGGAAGCGGTTCACAAGTTTTAACTCCAAGCATGGTTAGAGAGAGGCTTGAACGCATACCAGACGGGGACCTTGAACTTTTAGGTTTTGATCCCAAAAATGCCCGTCCAGAATGGATGGTTCTTCAAGTGTTGCCTGTTCCACCAGTTTATGTACGGCCATCCATCACTCTAGAACATGGCATCCGCTCAGAAGATGACTTGACCCACAAGCTTGTGGACATTATTCGGATTAATCAAAGGTTAAAAGAAAACATGGACGCAGGGGCACCGACCCTCATAATTCAGGACTTAGCGGAGCTCCTACAATACCATGTTACAACATACTTTAACAACGAGGCTTCGGGGATACCGCCTGCAAGACATCGTTCAGGCAGAGCCTTAAAGACGCTTTCTCAGAGGCTTAAGGGTAAAGAGGGAAGATTTAGAAGCAACCTTTCCGGGAAACGGGTTGATTTTTCAGCTCGCACGGTAATTTCTCCGGATCCAAACCTTGACATTAACGAAGTTGGTGTGCCCATCGAAGTTGCCATGCGGCTTACAGTGCCTGAAAAAGTAACTCCATGGAATATTGAGGAGATGCGGAAGCTCGTTATAAATGGGCCGTTTCAATACCCCGGTGCAGCGTATATTATTCGCCCTGACGGAAAACGGATAAGGCTTGAATTTGTAGCTGACCGGGAAAAACTTGCGGAGGCTCTTGAACCCGGATTTATTGTCGAGCGACATTTACGCAATGGCGATATTGCAATCTTCAATCGTCAACCATCTCTTCACAGAATGTCTATAATGGCGCATTACGTGCGTGTTCTTCCATACAAGACTTTTAGGCTTCACTTGTGTGTCTGCCCGCCGTACAACGCAGACTTTGATGGAGACGAAATGAACCTTCACATACCCCAAAGCGAGGAAGCCCAAACTGAAGCTCGCTTGCTAATGCAGGTTCAAGACCAGATACTATCTCCAAGGTTTGGAGGTCCAATAATCGGGGCGATCCGCGATTTCATAACGGCGGCTTATCTCTTCACAAGAAAATCTAATTACCTTACCAAGGACGAGGTTTGCCGACTGCTTGTGGCAGCTGGATATGAAGGCCCCTTGCCCGAGCCCCAAATTAAAGAGCCGCAGCCGATGTGGAGTGGGAAACAAATCTTTAGCCTATTCCTCCCAAAAGGCCTAAACTATGTCTTAAAGGCGAACATATGCCGCGGATGTTCTAAATGCTTAAAAGAGGAATGTCCCCACGACGCTTACGTGGTTGTTAAAAATGGTGAATTGAAAAGCGGGGTGATCGATAGGCGAGCTATAGGCGCTGAACAATCCGAAAGCCTTCTACATAGAATAATAAAGGATTATGGTGCAGAGACCGGCCGCGAGTTCCTAAATAAAGTAACAAAGGTTCTGAAACTTTTCTTAACAATGCGAGGTTTCACTTACTCCTACGAAGAGCTCGTTCTATCCCAGCAAGCAGAAAACAGAATAAGAAAGATTATGGAAAGAGTTGAGAAAAAGATAGGGGAACTTATAGAAAGTTATCGCAATGGCACGCTACAAGCGCTTCCTGGGCAAACCTTAGAGGACACTTTTGAAATTTACGTAATGAACGAATTGGCTAATGCTAGAGACGAAGCTGGCAAAGTTGCCGAGGAAACCTTCACACTTGAAAATGCAGGCATAGCCATGACACGCACTGGTGCTAGAGGATCAGCTCTAAACATTGGACAGATGAGCGCATGTGTAGGACAGCAAGCTGTTCGTGGAAAACGAATAATGAGAGGATATATCGGCCGCGCTCTACCCCACTTTAAACATGATGATCCAACACCCAAGGCACGAGGTTTTGTTTATTCCTCATATCAAAAAGGGTTAGATGCCATAGAATTTTTCTTTCATGCCATGGGAGGCAGGGAAGGCCTTGTGGACACGGCTGTTAGAACACAGCAAAGCGGCTATATGCAGAGGCGTTTAATCAACGCCCTTGAACATCTACGCCTAGAATATGACGGAACCGTGCGAAGCTCAACAGGTGACATCATCCAATTCAAATATGGCGAAGACGGTGTGGACCCGGCTAAAAGCGATCATGGAAAAGCAGTAAATGTCAGCCGCCTTATCGAACAAATAAAAATTGGATTGGAGAAGGGAGAGCCTGCACCACCCGAGTATATCAGGGAGAAGCTTAAAGAAGTTGAAGACCAGTTAACTCCACTACTCATAAGCGAACTGAAACAAGGCTTAACCGAAGCTAAACTGAGCAAAGAAGGCGTTGATAAAGCCGTAGAGCTCACAGTGGAACATTACAAGCGTGCACTAATGGAACCCGGCGAGGCGGTAGGTATAGTTTCCGCCCAATCCATAGGTGAGCCTGGTACCCAAATGACTCTTAGAACATTCCATTATGCGGGTGTTAGAGAACAGAACGTTACTCTCGGCTTGCCGAGACTTATCGAGATAGTGGACGCGCGGAGGGTGCCATCCACACCGATAATGGTTATTTATCTAGACGAAAAACACAGAAAAAGCCGGGAGGCCGCTGTAAAAATCGCACGAAACATATTATACACAACTTTGGAGAATGTTGCACAGGCGATTTACCAAGACCCGGTACGCGAAGAGATCGTCGTGGAATTAAATAAAACTATGATGGAGGATCGAGGCGTCACTATAGAAGAACTGAAGGATAAAGTGAAGATAGCAAACTGCACCGTGAAGATAAGTGGAAACCGTATTCATGTAAAACCGAAAAAATCGGAGGCTCTCAAGAAACTCTTAGAGAAAGTTTCAAATCTCTACATTAAGGGAATTCCGGGCATTAAACGGGTTCTGGTAACCGAAGAGCATGGTGAGTGGGTTATCAGAACTGATGGTTCAAACCTTCCAAAAGTTCTAGAAGCATACGGCGTAGATGCCACAAGAACAACAACCAACAACATCCACGAAATAGCCAAAACCCTTGGAATAGAGGCCGCGCGAAACGCCCTTATACAAGAGGCTAAGGGTGTCTTGGAGGAGCAGGGCCTAGATGTCGACATACGTCATGTCATGCTTGTGGCCGATATGATGACGGTCACAGGTGAGGTGCAACAGATCGGAAGACATGGTGTAAGCGGCAAAAAAGCCAGCGTCCTAGCCAGAGCAGCCTTTGAAATAACGGTTCCAAACATTGTTGACGCGGCGGTCCGTGGAGAAAGCGACCCCTTAGAGGGCGTAACCGAAAACGTCATAGTCGGCCAATCCATACCCGTCGGCACAGGACTTGTCGAATTGTTTATGTCAACATTTGAACCTAAGGAGGAAAACAAATGA
- a CDS encoding class I SAM-dependent RNA methyltransferase gives MSIIVRMKRLRFFATTVIGLEDIAAEEVEKLLDKKAKEDIGRIVFEGGITDVYLLNLKARTINKLFIQLCHSKFENLEDIYKLAKNLDYMWIINPEQTFAVRTQRIGLHNFTSIDVSRVVGQAIIDSYTGTANKRLKVNLDAPDVEVYCLVRDNEFLMGINTTGESLHKRHYRVYNHPAALKSTIASAMLKIGGWSSDKVLLDPMCGGATIPIEAVLEAKRVSPGKWRNNFAFLRLKLYNQDEFERIKAEVLAEEIRKSENRFTVYAMEKFATHIYGGMENAKKAGVYETINFKIGDATKAEDYPNIDFDLIVVNPPYGLRANPKEGVRKLYENFLQTLKRRCTDATLILITAASKRFKETAETVGVTVTNERKIWYGKLLTSIFTCKV, from the coding sequence ATGTCAATTATCGTGAGGATGAAGAGGCTTCGATTTTTTGCAACGACGGTTATAGGACTTGAGGACATAGCCGCAGAGGAAGTTGAAAAACTCTTAGATAAAAAAGCTAAAGAGGATATAGGGCGCATAGTTTTTGAAGGCGGCATAACTGACGTCTACTTATTAAATCTTAAAGCCAGAACTATAAACAAGCTTTTCATACAACTATGCCACTCAAAATTCGAAAATCTGGAAGATATCTACAAACTTGCAAAAAACTTAGACTACATGTGGATAATAAACCCGGAACAAACTTTTGCCGTGAGAACTCAGAGAATTGGTTTACATAATTTCACAAGTATAGATGTTTCGAGGGTTGTTGGCCAAGCAATAATAGACTCCTATACTGGAACCGCAAATAAAAGATTAAAAGTGAATTTGGATGCACCCGATGTTGAGGTATACTGTCTCGTAAGAGACAATGAATTTTTAATGGGTATAAACACGACAGGCGAATCTTTACACAAGCGCCACTACCGCGTTTATAATCATCCAGCGGCACTAAAATCAACAATAGCTTCAGCAATGCTGAAAATAGGCGGATGGTCCTCAGACAAAGTCCTGCTCGACCCCATGTGTGGCGGCGCAACAATCCCAATAGAAGCCGTTCTAGAAGCGAAACGGGTCTCGCCGGGAAAATGGCGAAACAACTTTGCTTTTCTTAGGCTTAAACTTTATAATCAAGATGAATTTGAAAGAATTAAGGCCGAAGTTCTTGCGGAAGAAATCAGAAAGTCAGAAAACCGGTTTACCGTATATGCTATGGAAAAGTTCGCTACTCATATTTATGGCGGAATGGAGAATGCCAAAAAAGCCGGAGTCTATGAAACAATAAACTTCAAAATTGGGGATGCAACAAAAGCTGAAGACTACCCAAACATAGACTTTGATTTAATAGTTGTGAATCCGCCTTATGGTCTTAGAGCAAATCCAAAAGAAGGAGTGCGCAAACTCTACGAAAATTTTCTCCAAACCCTAAAAAGAAGATGTACAGACGCGACTCTCATTCTAATAACGGCAGCTTCAAAAAGGTTCAAAGAAACAGCAGAAACGGTCGGAGTTACGGTGACGAATGAACGCAAAATATGGTACGGCAAACTTCTGACAAGCATTTTCACGTGCAAAGTCTAA
- a CDS encoding 50S ribosomal protein L30e — protein sequence MIDVDKAIATAVKTGKVYFGANFAIQSAKTGRAKMIIIASNCPKEIRSDLEYYCKLSKIPLVVYRGTSTDLAMICGKPFLVSALTIREPGDSEIFRLIKTTETEMESGGGSE from the coding sequence ATGATAGACGTGGATAAAGCAATAGCCACGGCTGTTAAAACAGGCAAAGTCTACTTTGGCGCAAACTTCGCCATACAAAGCGCCAAAACTGGGCGGGCAAAAATGATTATTATAGCTTCTAATTGCCCAAAAGAGATTCGCAGCGACCTTGAATACTACTGTAAGCTTTCCAAAATTCCCCTAGTCGTTTATAGGGGTACTTCTACAGATTTGGCTATGATCTGTGGAAAACCCTTCTTGGTTTCAGCGTTAACTATAAGAGAGCCTGGAGATTCAGAGATTTTTAGATTAATAAAAACAACTGAAACAGAAATGGAGTCTGGCGGAGGAAGTGAATGA
- a CDS encoding DNA-directed RNA polymerase subunit B gives MARIEFSKEDADILLKAFFKEKGLVRQHLDSYNEFIDHGLQEIIDEVGEIPIEVPECPYKVKLGQVWIIDPQTRISGPYVAEVDGTKHEIYPIEARLRNLTYAAPIALEMTPIIDGREQDTELVPIGDIPVMLKSKLCFLSQLSRDELIACGEDPDDPGGYFIINGSERVIVAMEDLAPNRIIVDIDEKGATPVYQAKLFSTTVGFRARIELKMKPDGALYVTMPGVPTDIPFVIVMRALGLESDKEIAEAVSLDEEIQSELEPSFEKAAGVDTVREAILYIGNRVAHGQVEEYRIQKAEAAIDKNFLPHLGRTSQSRRDKAIFLGEMACRVIELKLGRRKPDDKDHFKNKRLRLAGPLLADLFRVAFRNLVRDIKYQLERIGVKGPIINISAAVRSGIITERLQHALATGNWGRGRVGVTQLLDRTNYLSTLSHLRRLQSPLSRSQPNFEARDLHPTHWGRLCPNETPEGSNCGLVKNLALSACISVGVNPEKIRQLLYNMGVTPVYEANETLKRHGAKVFVDGNIIGYCTAPGKLVQEFRQRRRTGEISTEVNIAYFSKTYSEREEVYVNCDEGRVRRPLIIVENGVPKLQREHIEKVARGEWTWEDLVKNGIIEYLDAEEEESAYIAISPSELTLEHTHLEIATHTILGICASTIPYAEHNQSPRNSYQAAMAKQALGIFTTNFPLRVDSRSHILHYPQIPLVETSLMEVMGYKLRPSGQNCIVAVLSYEGYNMEDALIFNKASIERGLARSTFYRIYEAECRQHMGGLKDKFTIPEPGTRGYRGEQYYRLLEPDGIVSLEAQVSGGDVLIGRISPPRFLEEYKEFEVKGPSMRDTSVDVRPSETGVVDAVFVTESREGGKFVKVRVRDQRIPELGDKFASRHGQKGVIGLIVPQEDMPFTEDGIVPDVIINPHAIPSRMTIGQFVESIAGKVAALRGKPVDGTPFSNEKPEELRKALIKLGFSHTGREVFYNGVTGEKFVADVFVGVVYYQKLHHMVADKIHARARGQVQMLTRQPTEGRARGGGLRFGEMERDCLIGHGAAMLLHDRLLEESDKYTLHVCENCGYIAYYDMKQRKYVCRLCEDKAKISPVVVSYAFKLLLQELMSLCIAPRLKLKERA, from the coding sequence ATGGCTAGGATTGAATTTTCAAAGGAAGATGCTGATATACTGCTAAAAGCTTTCTTTAAGGAGAAAGGTCTTGTCCGTCAACATTTAGACTCATATAACGAGTTTATAGATCACGGTTTACAGGAGATAATAGACGAGGTTGGCGAAATCCCAATCGAGGTTCCGGAATGCCCATACAAGGTGAAGCTTGGACAGGTTTGGATAATAGACCCACAGACGCGGATTAGCGGGCCATATGTGGCGGAAGTTGATGGAACAAAGCATGAAATCTACCCAATTGAGGCTAGACTTCGTAATCTAACCTATGCCGCTCCAATAGCTCTTGAAATGACTCCTATAATTGATGGTAGGGAACAAGACACAGAATTAGTCCCTATTGGGGATATTCCTGTAATGTTAAAATCTAAATTGTGCTTCTTGTCGCAACTTTCTCGCGATGAATTAATAGCGTGTGGCGAGGATCCGGATGACCCTGGTGGATACTTTATCATAAACGGTTCTGAACGTGTAATAGTGGCTATGGAGGACTTGGCTCCTAACCGCATTATTGTTGATATAGACGAAAAAGGCGCTACGCCGGTGTATCAGGCGAAATTGTTCTCTACAACTGTTGGATTTAGGGCTAGAATAGAATTGAAAATGAAGCCTGACGGTGCCTTATATGTTACGATGCCTGGGGTGCCGACAGACATTCCGTTTGTTATAGTTATGCGTGCCTTGGGGTTAGAGTCTGACAAAGAGATTGCGGAGGCAGTTTCGCTTGATGAGGAGATACAAAGCGAACTGGAACCATCCTTTGAAAAAGCCGCCGGAGTTGACACTGTTAGAGAAGCGATTTTGTACATTGGTAACCGTGTAGCCCACGGGCAAGTTGAGGAATACCGCATACAAAAGGCTGAAGCGGCAATAGACAAAAACTTTCTCCCACACTTAGGGAGAACGAGCCAAAGCAGAAGGGATAAGGCCATATTTTTGGGCGAAATGGCGTGTAGAGTCATAGAATTAAAGCTTGGAAGGAGAAAACCGGACGACAAAGATCACTTTAAAAATAAACGCTTAAGGCTTGCTGGTCCTCTTTTGGCAGACTTGTTCCGTGTAGCCTTCCGCAATCTTGTCCGAGACATAAAGTATCAGCTTGAACGAATAGGTGTAAAAGGTCCAATAATAAATATCTCCGCGGCTGTCCGTTCTGGAATAATAACTGAAAGACTTCAACATGCATTGGCAACTGGAAACTGGGGAAGAGGACGTGTTGGTGTAACGCAACTTTTGGATAGAACAAATTATCTCTCGACGCTTAGCCACCTGCGAAGGCTTCAATCTCCGCTGAGTAGAAGCCAGCCAAACTTTGAAGCTAGAGATCTTCACCCAACCCATTGGGGACGTTTATGTCCAAACGAAACACCTGAGGGGTCAAACTGTGGGCTAGTTAAAAACCTAGCCCTGTCTGCTTGTATCTCAGTTGGAGTGAACCCTGAAAAAATTAGACAACTCTTGTACAACATGGGCGTTACACCAGTCTATGAGGCAAACGAAACTTTGAAGCGTCATGGTGCAAAAGTTTTCGTTGATGGAAACATTATTGGCTACTGCACGGCTCCTGGAAAGCTTGTTCAAGAATTCAGGCAAAGACGAAGAACGGGTGAAATATCCACAGAAGTTAACATAGCCTACTTCTCTAAGACTTATAGCGAAAGGGAAGAGGTTTACGTAAACTGTGACGAGGGAAGAGTGAGGCGCCCCTTAATAATAGTCGAAAATGGTGTTCCCAAACTTCAACGGGAACATATCGAAAAGGTGGCCCGGGGCGAATGGACTTGGGAAGATCTCGTCAAAAACGGTATAATTGAATATTTGGATGCTGAAGAGGAAGAGAGCGCCTACATCGCCATAAGCCCGTCGGAACTAACTCTGGAGCACACTCATTTAGAAATTGCAACTCATACAATCCTCGGGATTTGCGCTTCGACAATACCTTATGCAGAGCATAACCAGTCACCTCGAAACTCCTATCAAGCGGCAATGGCTAAACAAGCGCTAGGCATTTTCACCACAAACTTCCCCCTCCGTGTAGATTCAAGATCTCACATTCTCCATTATCCGCAAATCCCCCTTGTTGAAACAAGCCTCATGGAAGTTATGGGGTATAAGCTTCGCCCCTCAGGGCAGAACTGTATAGTGGCTGTACTATCCTATGAAGGCTACAACATGGAAGATGCCTTAATATTCAACAAAGCCTCCATAGAAAGGGGCTTAGCTCGCTCCACCTTCTACCGCATATATGAGGCTGAGTGCCGCCAGCACATGGGAGGACTAAAAGACAAATTCACAATACCTGAGCCGGGAACAAGAGGCTATAGGGGAGAGCAATATTATAGACTGCTTGAACCAGATGGGATAGTTAGCCTTGAAGCGCAAGTTTCAGGCGGAGATGTTTTGATAGGAAGAATAAGCCCGCCTAGATTTCTGGAAGAATACAAAGAGTTTGAAGTTAAAGGGCCTTCTATGCGAGATACCTCCGTGGATGTGAGGCCTTCGGAAACAGGTGTCGTGGACGCAGTTTTCGTAACAGAATCTCGTGAAGGTGGAAAATTCGTTAAGGTTAGGGTTCGAGATCAAAGGATCCCGGAGCTAGGCGATAAGTTTGCGTCAAGACACGGCCAGAAAGGTGTCATCGGGCTTATCGTACCGCAGGAAGACATGCCATTCACAGAGGACGGCATAGTTCCGGACGTTATAATAAATCCCCATGCAATTCCTTCAAGAATGACCATTGGACAGTTTGTTGAATCCATAGCTGGAAAAGTTGCGGCCTTAAGGGGCAAACCGGTTGATGGGACACCCTTCTCAAACGAAAAACCGGAAGAGTTAAGGAAAGCCCTTATAAAGCTTGGATTTAGCCACACCGGCAGAGAAGTTTTCTATAATGGTGTTACAGGCGAAAAATTCGTTGCAGATGTATTCGTCGGAGTAGTCTACTACCAGAAACTACACCACATGGTTGCGGATAAAATACACGCGAGGGCGAGGGGGCAGGTGCAAATGCTTACAAGACAGCCAACTGAGGGAAGAGCTAGAGGCGGCGGTTTAAGGTTCGGAGAAATGGAGCGCGACTGTCTCATTGGCCATGGGGCAGCTATGCTACTTCACGACAGGCTTTTGGAGGAATCCGATAAGTACACTTTGCATGTGTGCGAGAACTGTGGCTATATAGCCTACTATGACATGAAACAGAGAAAATATGTGTGCAGGTTATGTGAAGATAAGGCGAAGATCTCTCCTGTGGTTGTTTCCTATGCCTTTAAGCTTCTACTTCAGGAGTTAATGAGCCTTTGTATAGCCCCAAGATTAAAGCTTAAGGAGAGAGCCTGA
- the nikR gene encoding nickel-responsive transcriptional regulator NikR, which yields MKTEKIVRVSVTFPSDLLKDFDEVIQKMGCKNRSKAVQDAVRLFISERKWLQEEKGLQAGVLMVLYDHEVRGLEDALTDVQHKYANIISSTMHVHLTERDCLEAIAVKGDAAEIRRLSDELSSKRGVKILKTMIVSP from the coding sequence TTGAAAACGGAGAAAATTGTTCGCGTAAGCGTAACTTTTCCGTCAGACCTGCTTAAAGACTTTGACGAAGTTATCCAAAAAATGGGCTGCAAGAACCGTTCAAAGGCAGTCCAAGATGCCGTTAGACTCTTTATTTCTGAACGTAAATGGCTCCAGGAAGAAAAAGGGCTTCAAGCTGGTGTTTTAATGGTTCTATACGACCATGAAGTTAGAGGTTTAGAGGATGCTTTGACAGATGTGCAGCACAAATACGCCAACATCATTTCTTCAACCATGCATGTTCACTTGACTGAAAGAGACTGTTTGGAAGCTATAGCTGTTAAGGGAGACGCTGCGGAAATACGAAGGTTGAGCGATGAACTTTCCTCAAAAAGGGGCGTTAAAATCCTAAAAACAATGATAGTCTCTCCTTGA
- the nadA gene encoding quinolinate synthase NadA: MELTEKILRLKREKKAVILAHNYQRPEVQDIADYVGDSIELSRKAMEEENAEIIVFAAVDFMAESAAILNPDKKVLLPSAGARCPMAQMLTVDEIKRWKVLYPLVPVVLYVNTLATAKAYCDVCCTSANAVEVINALDAETVLFGPDHNLAEYVQEKTGKTVIPIPERGFCPTHLLFHPEEVQVLKAQYPDAVVMVHPECNTEMRKIADFIGSTSQMCRYAKESLAKTFIVATEEGLLHRLRKANPEKLFILAYEGAICPNMKLNTLERIYMALKEEKHVVTVPEPIASKARKALEKMFELTRH; this comes from the coding sequence ATGGAGCTTACAGAGAAAATATTGAGGCTTAAAAGAGAGAAGAAAGCGGTTATTTTAGCTCATAACTACCAAAGGCCAGAGGTCCAAGACATAGCGGACTATGTGGGTGACAGCATAGAACTCAGCAGAAAAGCTATGGAAGAAGAGAACGCGGAAATTATTGTTTTCGCAGCTGTTGATTTTATGGCTGAATCCGCTGCGATCCTTAACCCGGATAAAAAAGTTCTGCTGCCTTCCGCTGGAGCCCGCTGTCCCATGGCTCAAATGCTAACTGTTGATGAAATTAAAAGGTGGAAGGTGCTTTACCCCCTCGTGCCAGTAGTCTTGTATGTTAATACTCTGGCTACAGCTAAAGCTTACTGTGACGTGTGCTGCACGTCTGCTAACGCTGTGGAAGTTATAAACGCGTTAGACGCTGAAACAGTGCTGTTCGGACCGGACCACAACTTGGCGGAATATGTCCAAGAAAAAACTGGAAAAACTGTTATTCCAATTCCCGAACGTGGCTTTTGTCCCACTCATTTACTCTTTCATCCTGAAGAGGTTCAAGTGCTTAAGGCTCAATATCCAGATGCTGTTGTCATGGTTCATCCGGAATGCAACACTGAAATGCGTAAGATAGCCGACTTTATAGGCAGCACATCCCAGATGTGTAGGTATGCAAAAGAAAGCTTGGCGAAAACTTTCATTGTGGCAACGGAGGAGGGGCTTCTACACCGTCTGAGAAAGGCTAACCCCGAAAAACTGTTCATTTTAGCTTATGAGGGCGCGATTTGTCCGAATATGAAGTTAAATACTCTTGAAAGAATTTACATGGCCCTCAAAGAGGAAAAACACGTGGTCACAGTTCCAGAGCCTATAGCGAGTAAAGCTAGGAAAGCCTTAGAAAAAATGTTCGAACTAACACGTCACTAG